The Fibrobacter sp. UWB4 genome includes a window with the following:
- a CDS encoding TIGR02171 family protein — MRFYILGLSCLFFLACSESGSHSSSTDNLDDLPAFLEGLLPIPASNANVTLGTDNENAKPSERPQMKVEFDYNFYMAKSEVTCGEFDSLMRTETGLVLKCSNDSLPATDISYYDAVLFANAKSKAAGKDTAYTYSKSSFDEEKHCTGLESLVFSPEKEAFRLPTEAEWVFAANKFGKKKNSWTSDNSGYELHPVCAKATKKNELCDIMGNALEFVNDWMGNFRDTTYLNYVGASEGRAIGQRVVKGGSYRDASGAINLYSRGDIYTVTSGTRAEYVGFRLAYGAIPNASWAGDEGTDQTGTMKAVANFTRVRSLVGSFRVKLAFRNEVSGNLVFIDYSNGFSNIMEIKDTIEVYHPEISPDGRRVVFCTGLEGTSSKSQVYVRDLADAGTGLQKLDFENAAIPRWRILPDGDTVIVFVSDAGDNSVDATFKKKSTWQVSFAGEKFGTPQKLFDGAYHGGVSTDGSLAVSGSKLLRARITPSKGSARDTVWYNGEQACNVSLAKDDSHRTLFLDFGSETGRKFVGKSYRVHERILIADKKGKLIKSVASPKGFTFDHTEWVSGLKDYAIVTLVNVNDAHAKIALVNLETSDIVELVEGDELWHPSFWVSPMNAAHYDELDLDSAGMYYVGQDAPLITHKMNGFWAVSDTVEIVALGSSRVSSGFVAQEVESGYAFNMATIPNDMDVIGTLADNYVLPHCKKLKYLIVSLDFDLWYKKKGENFNKNVSGNIGFEYDKSHSYWKDGVPSQYKELNAVYTNGIDYLRDLMNENHGWIWLESAGWTVGGYNENPIVEDSTWSDSRAYTKDMDRLKNLIAATKEKDVVLIGVVFPQSPYYKTTGSYGRHGMRRSTAKSLIDSLENWQKKYSNFVFVDENKMGDHDYTDEMAYDYDHLSYVGGQRLTRKLDSLIQSMK, encoded by the coding sequence ATGCGTTTCTATATTCTTGGACTCTCCTGTCTTTTCTTCCTTGCGTGCTCGGAATCGGGTTCGCATAGTTCCTCTACAGACAATCTTGATGACTTACCGGCATTTCTGGAAGGGTTGTTGCCGATTCCTGCATCGAACGCCAACGTTACGCTTGGTACGGACAATGAAAATGCAAAGCCTAGCGAACGCCCGCAGATGAAGGTCGAATTCGATTACAATTTTTACATGGCCAAAAGCGAGGTGACTTGCGGCGAGTTCGATAGTCTTATGCGCACAGAAACAGGCCTTGTTCTGAAATGTTCAAACGATAGCCTCCCGGCAACGGATATTTCTTATTACGACGCGGTTCTCTTCGCTAATGCGAAAAGCAAGGCTGCTGGCAAAGATACGGCCTACACTTATAGCAAGAGTTCCTTTGATGAAGAAAAACATTGCACAGGTTTGGAATCCCTTGTGTTTAGTCCCGAAAAAGAAGCCTTCCGCTTGCCGACCGAAGCCGAATGGGTCTTTGCCGCCAATAAATTTGGAAAAAAGAAAAACAGCTGGACTTCCGATAATTCGGGTTACGAATTGCACCCGGTTTGTGCAAAAGCTACTAAGAAAAATGAGCTTTGCGACATCATGGGGAACGCTCTGGAATTTGTTAATGACTGGATGGGAAATTTCCGCGACACGACTTATCTGAATTATGTCGGCGCATCAGAAGGTCGCGCCATTGGACAGCGTGTGGTTAAAGGTGGGAGCTACCGCGATGCTTCCGGTGCTATAAACCTCTACAGTCGTGGTGATATTTATACGGTGACTTCGGGAACTCGCGCTGAATATGTCGGATTTCGCCTTGCGTATGGAGCCATCCCAAATGCATCTTGGGCTGGTGATGAAGGGACCGACCAGACGGGGACTATGAAAGCTGTTGCCAATTTTACAAGGGTGCGTTCTTTGGTGGGGTCTTTCAGGGTAAAGCTTGCTTTTCGTAACGAAGTCTCGGGAAATCTTGTCTTCATTGACTACTCAAATGGTTTTTCAAACATCATGGAAATCAAGGATACTATAGAAGTTTATCATCCTGAAATATCTCCAGATGGTAGACGTGTCGTATTCTGTACTGGTCTTGAAGGTACGTCCAGTAAATCCCAAGTCTATGTTCGTGATTTAGCCGATGCTGGTACGGGACTCCAGAAACTTGACTTTGAAAACGCAGCCATCCCGCGATGGCGTATTCTCCCGGATGGGGATACTGTCATTGTATTTGTGAGCGACGCTGGCGATAATAGCGTTGATGCGACCTTCAAGAAAAAGTCGACATGGCAAGTCTCGTTTGCGGGTGAAAAGTTCGGAACACCGCAGAAGTTATTTGATGGCGCGTATCACGGTGGTGTCAGCACGGATGGTTCGTTGGCGGTCTCGGGTTCCAAGCTTTTACGCGCTCGGATTACACCGTCTAAAGGTTCTGCCCGTGACACCGTCTGGTATAACGGCGAACAGGCATGCAATGTTTCCTTGGCCAAAGATGATTCCCATCGTACGCTGTTCCTTGACTTTGGCAGTGAAACAGGAAGGAAATTTGTGGGAAAAAGCTATCGCGTACATGAACGCATTCTCATTGCGGATAAAAAAGGCAAGCTGATTAAATCTGTTGCCTCGCCCAAGGGATTCACTTTTGATCATACTGAATGGGTGAGCGGCTTGAAAGACTATGCTATTGTAACTCTTGTTAATGTAAATGACGCTCATGCCAAAATTGCTCTTGTCAATCTTGAAACTTCTGATATCGTGGAACTTGTTGAAGGCGATGAACTGTGGCATCCGAGTTTCTGGGTAAGTCCAATGAATGCAGCCCACTATGATGAACTTGATCTGGATAGTGCCGGCATGTATTATGTTGGACAAGACGCCCCTCTTATCACTCACAAAATGAACGGCTTTTGGGCTGTTTCTGATACTGTTGAAATTGTTGCCTTGGGATCATCCCGTGTGAGTTCTGGATTTGTTGCTCAAGAGGTGGAGTCCGGTTATGCATTCAATATGGCGACCATTCCAAACGACATGGATGTTATTGGCACTTTGGCTGACAATTATGTATTGCCGCACTGTAAAAAACTGAAATATCTTATTGTTAGTCTTGATTTTGATTTGTGGTATAAAAAGAAAGGTGAGAATTTCAATAAGAATGTTAGTGGCAATATTGGTTTTGAGTACGATAAGAGTCATTCCTATTGGAAGGATGGCGTTCCGTCTCAGTATAAGGAACTGAATGCAGTTTATACGAACGGAATCGATTATTTGAGAGATCTCATGAATGAAAATCATGGATGGATTTGGCTGGAATCTGCTGGATGGACGGTTGGTGGTTATAATGAAAATCCGATTGTCGAAGATTCTACGTGGAGCGACAGTCGTGCCTATACAAAGGATATGGACCGCCTTAAAAATTTGATTGCAGCAACCAAGGAAAAAGATGTTGTTCTTATTGGCGTAGTATTCCCGCAATCTCCCTATTACAAAACTACAGGTTCCTATGGCCGTCACGGAATGCGTCGCAGCACTGCGAAATCGCTGATTGATTCTTTAGAGAATTGGCAGAAAAAGTATTCGAATTTCGTATTTGTAGATGAAAATAAAATGGGTGACCATGACTATACAGATGAAATGGCCTATGATTACGACCATTTGAGTTATGTTGGTGGTCAAAGACTTACGCGAAAACTGGATTCCTTGATACAATCAATGAAATAA
- a CDS encoding endo-1,4-beta-xylanase, with amino-acid sequence MSIKSTVFKALAFTFAASTFSFAGVGMADGASKFLGNTTTFGEIPDDFGTYWNQITAEYECTWINVEKERGKYDWSGCDLAYNWAKANNAHFTFHTLLWGSLKPEWLNKLDVNETKKAFTDWLDAVKEHYPDLEMIEVVNEAVKTSNNYHSNFKTSKLIEALGGNDDDYKFVVTAFKMARERWPEAILIYNDYNTILWQKNEGIDLIKKIKAQGAPVDAYGMQFHETTLQGSGYQCLRSTTLKRVLHEAHEQTGLPIYITQYDVGTNNDDFQKECYQEHIPLLMETEYVKGITLWGYVYGKTWLTEGNSGLIKDGVERPALTWLKEYFKNPNAVRYGRGIADGAYKHLGNMIADNQEIPEDFQAYWNQVSPENACTWTVIEKERGKYDWTGCDNVYYWAQTKNVPFNFRSLLWGTHTPNWLYNLDVDETKKAVENWFDKAAMRYPEPYMIEVVNGGSRDSYGHYHSGFGSGNKIIEALGGDNDDYKFIATAFKMARKRWPKAILTLNDYDDYGWKNNQGAEVIKKIQEQGAPVDAYQIIFAPLVQGSGPEAQCFSSERIQSGIQEIYDKIKLPLFITEYSVGTSSDSLQKACYSEHIPLFMESEYIAGVALNESNPGLIKDGVDRHAMTWLKEYFNEHFYDSKNMWYEKGIERHPLDSLDSIALEQPIAIGDNGGKFGNKIRLEQNSLQNYDVFDVQGVRLGKLSAYSFNDASTKLKSASNAKTSGIYFLLSRTTGKMQSVRVAR; translated from the coding sequence ATGAGTATAAAATCAACGGTATTTAAGGCACTCGCTTTTACATTCGCCGCATCAACATTTTCTTTTGCGGGTGTAGGCATGGCCGATGGAGCTTCCAAATTTTTAGGCAACACCACTACCTTTGGCGAAATCCCTGACGACTTTGGAACTTACTGGAACCAGATTACCGCCGAATACGAATGTACTTGGATTAATGTCGAAAAAGAACGCGGCAAGTACGACTGGTCAGGCTGCGACCTCGCCTACAACTGGGCCAAAGCAAATAACGCCCATTTCACATTCCACACCCTTTTGTGGGGATCCCTAAAACCAGAGTGGTTGAACAAGCTCGATGTTAACGAAACAAAAAAGGCTTTTACTGATTGGCTCGATGCGGTTAAAGAACACTACCCCGATCTCGAAATGATTGAAGTAGTCAATGAGGCCGTCAAAACGAGCAACAACTATCACTCCAATTTTAAAACATCCAAGCTAATCGAGGCTCTTGGCGGCAACGATGACGACTACAAATTTGTGGTGACCGCGTTCAAAATGGCGCGTGAGCGTTGGCCAGAGGCAATACTCATATACAACGACTACAACACAATTTTGTGGCAAAAGAACGAGGGGATTGACCTTATCAAGAAAATCAAGGCCCAGGGCGCTCCTGTTGATGCTTACGGAATGCAGTTCCACGAAACAACACTACAAGGCTCTGGTTATCAATGCCTCCGTTCTACGACACTCAAGCGCGTTCTTCATGAAGCCCATGAGCAAACCGGCCTCCCGATATACATCACCCAATACGATGTCGGAACCAACAATGACGATTTCCAAAAGGAATGCTACCAAGAACATATTCCCTTGTTGATGGAAACAGAATATGTGAAGGGCATTACCCTTTGGGGCTACGTTTATGGCAAGACATGGCTTACAGAAGGCAACTCCGGCCTTATCAAAGACGGCGTTGAACGCCCGGCATTGACGTGGCTCAAGGAATATTTCAAGAATCCGAACGCCGTCCGTTACGGTCGTGGAATAGCCGATGGGGCATACAAACATCTTGGCAACATGATTGCCGACAACCAGGAAATCCCCGAGGATTTTCAAGCCTACTGGAACCAAGTTTCACCCGAAAATGCATGCACGTGGACCGTCATCGAAAAAGAACGCGGCAAGTACGACTGGACGGGCTGCGATAACGTCTATTACTGGGCACAAACGAAGAATGTGCCATTCAATTTTCGCAGCTTGCTTTGGGGAACTCATACACCCAATTGGCTCTACAACCTTGATGTCGATGAAACCAAGAAGGCCGTTGAAAACTGGTTTGACAAAGCCGCCATGCGTTACCCCGAACCATACATGATCGAAGTGGTAAACGGGGGTTCCCGCGACAGCTATGGTCATTACCATTCAGGATTCGGGAGCGGCAATAAAATCATCGAAGCTCTCGGTGGCGACAATGATGACTACAAATTCATAGCCACGGCATTCAAGATGGCCCGTAAGCGCTGGCCCAAAGCAATCCTAACTTTGAACGACTACGATGATTACGGCTGGAAAAACAATCAAGGCGCCGAAGTTATCAAAAAAATCCAGGAGCAGGGCGCACCCGTCGATGCGTACCAAATAATTTTCGCCCCACTCGTCCAAGGCTCCGGCCCGGAAGCGCAATGTTTTAGCTCCGAACGCATCCAAAGCGGCATTCAGGAAATCTACGACAAAATAAAGCTCCCGTTGTTTATTACTGAATATAGCGTCGGCACAAGCAGCGATAGCCTTCAAAAAGCATGCTATTCCGAACATATCCCGCTCTTTATGGAATCGGAATACATTGCAGGCGTCGCCCTCAATGAATCTAATCCCGGACTTATTAAGGACGGCGTGGATCGCCATGCAATGACTTGGCTCAAGGAATATTTCAACGAGCACTTCTACGACAGCAAAAACATGTGGTACGAAAAAGGAATCGAGAGACATCCGCTAGATTCGCTTGATTCAATCGCCTTGGAACAGCCAATCGCCATTGGCGATAATGGTGGCAAGTTCGGCAACAAGATTCGCTTAGAACAGAACTCGCTCCAGAATTACGATGTGTTCGATGTGCAAGGCGTACGCTTGGGCAAGCTCTCGGCCTACAGCTTTAACGATGCATCAACAAAGCTCAAGTCCGCCAGCAACGCGAAAACTTCGGGAATCTACTTCTTGCTGAGCCGCACCACCGGCAAAATGCAAAGCGTTAGAGTGGCGAGATAA
- a CDS encoding queuosine precursor transporter — MIASIFVFFGGLVAFFRFFGKQGIFAWTVIATIAANIEVLILVHAFGLDTTLGNVIFASSFLATDMMSEIYGKKEASRCVKIGILANVTFILISQSWFLYIPAAGDTMAEPIRTVFSNTPRVMLASLFAYAVCEAYDVWAYHAVWKWSEKKFGNRKGFLWLRNNGSTLVSQLINVVVFNLLAFAGVFPWNTIGEILVFGYGIFIVTSLMDTPFVYLARRISEKHPELLKD; from the coding sequence ATGATTGCCTCCATTTTCGTGTTCTTTGGAGGTCTCGTCGCTTTCTTCCGCTTCTTTGGCAAACAGGGCATTTTCGCTTGGACCGTCATTGCAACGATTGCCGCAAATATCGAAGTCTTGATTCTCGTGCACGCTTTTGGGCTTGATACGACGCTCGGCAATGTCATCTTTGCATCCTCCTTCCTCGCAACGGATATGATGAGCGAAATCTATGGCAAAAAGGAGGCGAGCCGTTGCGTGAAAATCGGCATCCTCGCGAATGTGACGTTTATTCTCATTTCGCAAAGCTGGTTTTTGTACATCCCGGCTGCAGGCGATACAATGGCCGAACCGATCCGTACGGTGTTCTCGAATACGCCTCGCGTGATGCTCGCGAGCTTGTTTGCCTATGCCGTCTGCGAAGCGTATGACGTTTGGGCTTACCACGCCGTCTGGAAATGGTCCGAAAAGAAGTTCGGCAATCGCAAAGGATTCCTGTGGTTGCGTAACAATGGTTCTACGCTTGTGAGCCAGCTGATTAACGTGGTCGTGTTCAACTTGCTTGCGTTTGCGGGCGTTTTCCCGTGGAATACCATTGGCGAAATTCTCGTGTTCGGCTATGGTATTTTCATCGTGACGTCGCTCATGGACACGCCGTTTGTGTACCTTGCCCGCCGCATCTCCGAAAAACACCCGGAACTGCTGAAAGATTAA
- the queF gene encoding preQ(1) synthase, whose amino-acid sequence MRSEAELEGVTLLGNNKTQYKTTYSPEVLEKFPNKHPGNDYMVTFNCPEFTSLCPKTGQPDFAEIKINYIPDQYLVESKSLKLYMFSFRNHGDFHEDCVNIIMKDLVKLLDPKYIEVEGIFMPRGGISLYPFANYGKPGTEFEAIAKNRLFSAIDRRR is encoded by the coding sequence ATGCGTTCAGAAGCTGAACTCGAAGGCGTTACGCTGCTCGGCAATAACAAGACCCAGTACAAGACCACTTACAGCCCCGAAGTGCTCGAAAAGTTCCCGAACAAGCATCCGGGTAACGATTACATGGTCACGTTCAACTGCCCGGAATTCACGAGCCTTTGCCCGAAAACCGGTCAGCCGGACTTTGCCGAAATCAAGATCAACTACATTCCGGACCAGTATTTGGTGGAATCCAAGTCGCTCAAGCTTTACATGTTCTCGTTCCGCAATCACGGGGACTTCCATGAAGACTGCGTGAACATCATCATGAAGGACTTGGTGAAATTACTCGACCCGAAGTACATTGAAGTCGAAGGCATCTTTATGCCGCGCGGTGGCATTTCGCTTTATCCGTTTGCAAACTACGGCAAGCCGGGTACCGAATTCGAAGCTATCGCCAAGAATCGCTTGTTTTCTGCGATAGATAGAAGGCGTTGA